A region of Streptomyces paludis DNA encodes the following proteins:
- a CDS encoding carbohydrate ABC transporter permease — MATSTPAAPTGGQPHPASAAPPGKGGAGGGSSQQSRRNIIHRFDLKGMPYGFIAPFFLIFGAFGLYPLLYTFWISLHRVELSTMHTREWRGLANFTELLKDDLFWNALTNTFTIGVISTVPQLLMALGLAHLLNYRLRGSVFFRVAALVPYATSIGAAALVFTMLFERDFGMVNWALGAVGIDGIDWSSEKWPAQFAISTIVIWRWTGYNALLYLASMQAIPRDLYEAAAIDGASRWQQFRTVTIPGISATIIFTIVLSTIGATQLFGEPLIFGQGPNGVSGGADNQYQTLGLLLYEEGWKNYQMGRASAIAWAMFLILILIFVLQRVIGRVTSRKS; from the coding sequence GTGGCCACCTCCACCCCGGCAGCCCCCACGGGCGGGCAGCCGCACCCCGCGTCAGCCGCGCCACCCGGGAAGGGCGGCGCGGGCGGCGGTTCCTCCCAGCAGTCGCGGCGCAACATCATCCACCGGTTCGACCTCAAGGGCATGCCGTACGGATTCATCGCCCCGTTCTTCCTGATCTTCGGCGCCTTCGGCCTCTACCCGCTGCTCTACACCTTCTGGATCTCGCTGCACCGTGTCGAGCTGTCCACGATGCACACCAGGGAGTGGCGCGGGCTCGCCAACTTCACCGAACTCCTCAAGGACGACCTGTTCTGGAACGCGCTGACCAACACCTTCACCATCGGGGTCATCTCCACCGTTCCCCAGCTGCTGATGGCGCTCGGCCTGGCCCATCTGCTCAACTACCGGCTCCGCGGCTCGGTGTTCTTCCGCGTCGCCGCCCTGGTGCCGTACGCGACCTCGATCGGCGCCGCCGCCCTGGTCTTCACCATGCTCTTCGAACGCGACTTCGGGATGGTCAACTGGGCCCTGGGAGCCGTCGGGATCGACGGCATCGACTGGTCGAGCGAGAAGTGGCCCGCCCAGTTCGCCATCTCCACCATCGTGATCTGGCGCTGGACCGGCTACAACGCGCTGCTCTACCTGGCCTCCATGCAGGCCATCCCGAGGGACCTCTACGAAGCCGCCGCGATCGACGGGGCCTCGCGCTGGCAGCAGTTCCGTACGGTCACCATCCCGGGCATCAGCGCCACCATCATCTTCACCATCGTCCTCTCCACGATCGGCGCGACCCAGCTCTTCGGTGAGCCGCTGATCTTCGGACAGGGGCCGAACGGGGTCAGCGGCGGCGCCGACAACCAGTACCAGACGCTCGGCCTGCTGCTCTACGAAGAGGGCTGGAAGAACTACCAGATGGGGCGGGCATCCGCGATCGCCTGGGCCATGTTCCTCATCCTCATCCTCATCTTCGTCCTCCAGCGCGTCATCGGGCGCGTCACATCCCGCAAGTCCTGA
- a CDS encoding carbohydrate ABC transporter permease yields MTTDIAPVLADAQDRTPPSRPAERRLRRALRPGAGRQHHAGPLAYVLLGFAALVSLFPLYWTMVAASTTNTRITQSPPPFLPGPNLFKNLGKAWTDAAMGQAMMNSLIVAGVIALSTVFFATLAGFAFAKLRFKGRNALLMLVIGTMMVPPQLGVVPLFMMMADLGWGQKLPSVIFPTLVSAVGVFFMRQYLKEALPDELIEAGRIDGAHSLRIFWSIVLPIARPPMAVLFMITFVHAWNDFFWPFIALDMTNPTVPVALSQLSAGYVRDQSVIMAGALLGTLPLLAMFLVFGRQIVGGIMQGAVKG; encoded by the coding sequence ATGACCACCGATATCGCACCGGTCCTGGCGGACGCGCAGGACCGGACCCCGCCCTCGCGCCCCGCCGAGCGCCGGCTGCGCCGCGCGCTGCGGCCGGGCGCGGGACGCCAGCACCACGCGGGTCCGCTCGCCTACGTCCTGCTCGGCTTCGCCGCCCTGGTCTCCCTCTTCCCCCTCTACTGGACGATGGTGGCCGCCTCCACCACCAACACCCGGATCACCCAGAGCCCGCCGCCGTTCCTCCCCGGGCCGAACCTGTTCAAGAACCTGGGCAAGGCGTGGACCGACGCCGCCATGGGCCAGGCGATGATGAACAGCCTGATCGTCGCGGGCGTGATCGCGCTCTCGACGGTCTTCTTCGCGACCCTGGCCGGCTTCGCCTTCGCCAAGCTCCGATTCAAGGGGCGCAACGCCCTGCTGATGCTGGTCATCGGCACGATGATGGTCCCGCCGCAGCTCGGTGTCGTACCGCTGTTCATGATGATGGCCGACCTCGGCTGGGGGCAGAAGCTGCCCTCCGTGATCTTTCCGACCCTGGTCAGCGCGGTCGGTGTGTTCTTCATGCGGCAGTATCTGAAGGAGGCGCTGCCCGACGAGCTGATCGAGGCGGGCCGGATCGACGGCGCGCACTCGCTGCGGATCTTCTGGTCCATCGTGCTGCCGATCGCCCGGCCGCCGATGGCGGTGCTGTTCATGATCACGTTCGTCCACGCGTGGAACGACTTCTTCTGGCCCTTCATCGCCCTCGACATGACGAATCCGACGGTTCCCGTGGCGCTCTCCCAGCTCAGCGCGGGGTATGTCCGGGACCAGTCGGTGATCATGGCCGGGGCGCTGCTCGGCACACTGCCGCTGCTGGCGATGTTCCTCGTCTTCGGCCGGCAGATCGTCGGCGGCATCATGCAGGGCGCCGTGAAGGGCTGA
- a CDS encoding GH1 family beta-glucosidase — protein sequence MATSTPTPALTFPAGFLWGTATAAYQIEGAVQEDGRTPSIWDVYSHTPGRVRNGDTGDIAVDHYHRWPEDIEIMSGLGVGAYRFSVSWPRVQPTGKGPASEKGLDFYRRLADGLLAKGIRPVVTLYHWDLPQELEDAGGWPERDTASRFAEYAGIVADALGDRVTTWTTLNEPWCSAFLGYGSGVHAPGRTNAADSLRAAHHLNLGHGLAVAALRERLPADAQISVTLNLHHVRPLTPGAEDTDAARRIDALANGVFTGPMLRGAYPADLIEDTAGVTDWSFVRDGDLARIHQPLDFLGVNYYSPTLVSHHESPDAHRSDGHGASEHSSWPGADRVAFHQTPGDRTAMGWTIDPDGLYELLTRVADDHPGLPLMITENGAAFDDYAAPDGEVRDPERIAYLRGHLSAVHRAIESGADVRGYFLWSLLDNFEWAYGYSKRFGMVYVDYATQRRTPKSSARWYAEVARTGSLPVE from the coding sequence GTGGCCACCTCCACCCCCACCCCCGCACTCACCTTCCCCGCCGGTTTCCTGTGGGGAACGGCGACCGCGGCGTACCAGATCGAGGGCGCTGTCCAGGAGGACGGCCGGACCCCCTCCATCTGGGACGTCTACTCCCACACCCCGGGCCGGGTGCGCAACGGCGACACCGGCGACATCGCCGTCGACCACTACCACCGCTGGCCCGAGGACATCGAGATCATGTCCGGGCTCGGCGTCGGCGCGTACCGGTTCTCGGTCTCCTGGCCCCGCGTCCAGCCCACCGGCAAGGGACCCGCCTCGGAGAAGGGCCTCGACTTCTACCGCCGGCTCGCCGACGGACTGCTCGCGAAGGGGATCAGGCCCGTCGTCACCCTCTACCACTGGGATCTGCCCCAGGAGCTGGAGGACGCGGGCGGCTGGCCCGAGCGGGACACCGCGTCCCGGTTCGCCGAGTACGCGGGCATCGTCGCCGACGCCCTGGGTGACCGGGTCACCACCTGGACCACCCTCAACGAGCCCTGGTGCAGCGCCTTCCTCGGCTACGGGTCCGGTGTCCACGCGCCCGGCCGCACCAACGCCGCCGACTCGCTGCGCGCGGCGCACCACCTCAACCTCGGCCACGGACTCGCGGTCGCGGCGCTGCGCGAGCGGCTGCCCGCCGACGCCCAGATCTCCGTCACCCTCAACCTGCACCACGTACGGCCGCTGACGCCCGGCGCCGAGGACACCGACGCGGCGCGCCGTATCGACGCCCTGGCCAACGGGGTCTTCACGGGACCGATGCTGCGGGGCGCCTATCCGGCGGACCTCATCGAGGACACCGCCGGCGTCACCGACTGGTCGTTCGTCCGGGACGGCGATCTCGCGCGGATCCACCAGCCGCTCGACTTCCTCGGCGTCAACTACTACTCGCCGACGCTCGTCTCGCACCACGAGAGCCCCGACGCCCACCGCTCCGACGGCCACGGCGCCAGCGAGCACAGCTCCTGGCCCGGCGCCGACCGTGTCGCCTTCCACCAGACCCCCGGCGACCGGACCGCCATGGGCTGGACGATCGACCCGGACGGTCTGTACGAGCTGCTGACGCGCGTGGCCGACGACCACCCCGGGCTGCCCCTGATGATCACCGAGAACGGCGCGGCCTTCGACGACTACGCGGCCCCCGACGGCGAGGTCCGCGACCCCGAGCGCATCGCGTATCTGCGCGGTCACCTCTCCGCCGTCCACCGCGCCATCGAGTCGGGCGCCGATGTCCGCGGCTACTTCCTCTGGTCGCTGCTCGACAACTTCGAGTGGGCGTACGGCTACAGCAAGCGCTTCGGCATGGTGTACGTGGACTACGCGACCCAGCGGCGCACCCCGAAGTCCAGCGCGCGCTGGTACGCGGAGGTGGCCCGTACGGGCTCCCTGCCCGTCGAGTAG
- a CDS encoding carboxylesterase/lipase family protein, with product MDPTVVAVTEYGRVRGRTENGVAVFRGIPYAAARFGPTAPKTPYAPPLDRLLPDPEIPGDGCLNLNVWTPDPGGGGLPVMVWIHGGSLRHGSSAVETYDGAAFARDGVVLVSVNYRLGMEGFGMFPDAPANLGLRDQLAALGWVRRNVAAFGGDPDLVTVFGESAGAFCVAGLLASPYSEGLVRRAVLQSGVPSAMTPARARRTTRRVAKRLGVAPTAAAFAAVDRGELLRAQRESAGGHPMSGGAGFDLVVDGDVLPEDPARALVDGRAGGIDLLMGTTTDEYRLWFVPGGTIDRIGPLTLRLAPARFGVRRRTAAVYRAGRPGASHGEILGALATDLLLRVPLNRLADARRSAPAGTYFYEFGRPSPVLDLRACHALEIGFVFDTLRLPATEALTGPGAPQPLADALHAAWVAFAATGDPGWPAWDNSRPVMTYGGTGGAPYVVHAPRDDERRAWAGRGE from the coding sequence ATGGACCCGACCGTTGTCGCCGTCACCGAGTACGGCCGGGTGCGCGGGCGGACCGAGAACGGCGTCGCCGTCTTCCGCGGCATCCCGTACGCGGCGGCCCGCTTCGGGCCCACCGCGCCGAAGACGCCGTACGCGCCCCCGCTGGACCGGCTGCTCCCGGATCCGGAGATCCCCGGCGACGGCTGTCTGAACCTCAATGTGTGGACCCCGGACCCGGGCGGCGGCGGGCTGCCCGTGATGGTGTGGATCCACGGCGGTTCGCTGCGGCACGGCTCGTCGGCCGTGGAGACGTACGACGGCGCCGCGTTCGCCCGGGACGGTGTGGTGCTGGTCTCGGTCAACTACCGGCTGGGTATGGAGGGGTTCGGGATGTTCCCCGACGCGCCCGCCAATCTCGGGCTGCGCGACCAGCTGGCGGCGCTCGGCTGGGTCCGCCGCAACGTGGCGGCCTTCGGCGGCGATCCGGATCTGGTCACCGTCTTCGGAGAGTCGGCGGGGGCGTTCTGCGTGGCCGGGCTGCTGGCGTCCCCGTACTCCGAGGGGCTGGTACGGCGGGCCGTGCTCCAGAGCGGGGTGCCGTCGGCCATGACCCCGGCGAGGGCCCGCCGCACGACGCGGCGCGTCGCGAAACGGCTGGGGGTCGCGCCGACCGCCGCCGCCTTCGCCGCCGTGGACCGGGGTGAACTGCTACGCGCGCAGCGCGAGTCGGCCGGCGGGCACCCGATGTCCGGCGGCGCGGGCTTCGATCTCGTGGTGGACGGGGACGTGCTCCCCGAGGATCCGGCGCGGGCGCTCGTCGACGGCCGCGCCGGCGGGATCGACCTGCTGATGGGCACCACCACCGACGAGTACCGCCTGTGGTTCGTGCCCGGCGGGACAATCGACCGGATCGGCCCGCTCACGCTGCGGCTCGCGCCGGCGCGATTCGGGGTACGGCGCCGGACCGCCGCGGTCTACCGGGCCGGCCGGCCCGGCGCGTCCCACGGCGAGATCCTCGGCGCGCTCGCCACCGATCTGCTGCTGCGCGTCCCGCTCAACCGGCTGGCCGACGCCCGGCGCTCGGCCCCGGCGGGAACGTACTTCTACGAGTTCGGCCGGCCGTCCCCGGTCCTGGACCTGCGCGCGTGCCACGCGCTGGAGATCGGCTTCGTCTTCGACACCCTCCGGCTCCCGGCGACCGAGGCACTCACCGGGCCGGGCGCCCCGCAGCCGCTCGCCGACGCCCTGCACGCCGCCTGGGTGGCGTTCGCCGCGACGGGCGACCCCGGCTGGCCGGCCTGGGACAACTCGCGGCCGGTCATGACGTACGGCGGTACGGGCGGCGCGCCGTACGTCGTCCACGCGCCCCGGGACGACGAACGGCGCGCCTGGGCGGGCCGGGGGGAATGA
- a CDS encoding DUF4232 domain-containing protein has translation MSDHFESVRAGRARRAGALAVAAGLLALATAACGSGSGGQTATGGGGGTAGDASSGAASSGGASSGGAPSPAPSSSAAPAGTAASTAAGTAPSGTAGSAAPAPAAAPRCTAERLGLNLSAPDVGAGNIRYDLRLVNKGTSACTLQGFPGVSLLAGDGEPIGRPATQEGERLPAVTLAPGGVALTTLHTLNKGIKGPSCWQAPSLIRIYPPGSTDAMTLRSAEPVVCGDTFTVTAMSAG, from the coding sequence GTGTCCGATCACTTCGAGAGCGTGCGGGCGGGCAGGGCCCGGCGGGCGGGGGCGCTGGCGGTGGCCGCGGGCCTGCTGGCGCTGGCCACGGCCGCGTGCGGGAGCGGGAGCGGTGGACAGACCGCCACGGGAGGCGGCGGGGGGACCGCGGGCGACGCGAGTTCCGGAGCGGCCAGTTCCGGTGGGGCGAGTTCCGGTGGGGCTCCGTCCCCCGCGCCTTCTTCCAGCGCGGCTCCTGCCGGTACGGCCGCCAGTACGGCTGCCGGTACCGCTCCGTCCGGTACGGCCGGCTCCGCCGCGCCCGCCCCGGCCGCGGCGCCGCGCTGTACGGCGGAGCGGCTCGGGCTGAATCTGAGCGCGCCCGACGTGGGCGCCGGGAACATCCGCTACGACCTGCGGCTCGTCAACAAGGGGACGAGCGCGTGCACACTCCAGGGCTTCCCGGGCGTCTCGCTGCTCGCGGGCGACGGTGAGCCCATCGGCCGGCCGGCCACCCAGGAGGGCGAGCGGCTGCCGGCCGTGACGCTCGCGCCCGGCGGGGTCGCCCTGACCACGCTGCACACCCTGAACAAGGGCATCAAGGGCCCGTCCTGCTGGCAGGCGCCCAGCCTCATCAGGATCTATCCGCCGGGCTCCACGGACGCCATGACGCTGCGCTCGGCCGAGCCGGTGGTCTGCGGCGACACCTTCACCGTCACCGCCATGAGCGCGGGCTGA
- a CDS encoding CAP domain-containing protein produces the protein MTELVSGGNLPLPDAELSLRVPGPFDLSLLITGDSGKVAGDGDFVFYNQPSAPGALLRADGAGVHPRRLRAGASRVTVVVSPADPATALGRLPVPTLTVTGPGAGVVARFTPVRPTHETVLLLAEIYRRGGGWKLRALGQGYADGLAGIARDFGVDVADESAGPTPPRTPAPRPVPSGPAPSRPAPARPSGDSGTEAEFATLVGAERARAGLAPVSVDARLSAAARAHAAAMARQRRLDAEGDDGVSVFQRITAGGYRYLRIEQHLVSGPRTPGDFVAYCLSDDATGGPPRDPALTEAGIGRHTDPRSGDVYWTALWAVPFTADGLARTTAEVLALTNAERTAAGLRPLAADARLATAAQDFSADMAARAFYAHTSPEGLQPWDRAARAGAGHRGIGENIACGQRTAREVVRGWMDSPGHRANILKPGFTHLGVGYAGGGPAGTYWTQLFGEV, from the coding sequence ATGACCGAGTTGGTATCCGGCGGGAATCTGCCCCTGCCCGACGCGGAGCTGTCCCTCCGCGTACCGGGCCCCTTCGATCTCTCCCTGCTGATCACCGGCGACAGCGGCAAGGTCGCCGGGGACGGCGACTTCGTCTTCTACAACCAGCCGTCGGCGCCCGGCGCCCTGCTGCGCGCGGACGGCGCGGGGGTCCATCCCCGGCGGCTGCGGGCGGGGGCGAGCAGGGTCACCGTGGTCGTCAGCCCCGCCGACCCCGCGACGGCGCTCGGCCGGCTGCCCGTGCCGACGCTGACCGTCACCGGGCCCGGCGCGGGGGTGGTCGCGCGGTTCACCCCCGTACGTCCGACACACGAGACGGTGCTGCTGCTGGCGGAGATCTACCGGCGCGGCGGCGGCTGGAAGCTGCGCGCGCTGGGGCAGGGGTACGCGGACGGGCTGGCCGGGATAGCCCGGGACTTCGGTGTGGACGTGGCGGACGAGTCGGCCGGGCCCACCCCGCCCCGTACGCCCGCGCCCCGGCCCGTACCCTCCGGACCCGCGCCGTCACGGCCCGCCCCCGCACGCCCCTCGGGCGACAGTGGTACGGAGGCGGAGTTCGCGACGCTGGTCGGCGCCGAGCGCGCGCGGGCCGGGCTGGCGCCGGTCTCCGTGGACGCACGGCTGTCGGCGGCGGCCCGGGCCCACGCGGCGGCGATGGCGCGGCAGCGGCGGCTCGACGCGGAGGGCGACGACGGCGTCTCCGTCTTCCAGCGGATCACCGCCGGCGGGTACCGCTATCTCCGGATCGAGCAGCATCTGGTCTCCGGTCCCCGCACCCCCGGCGACTTCGTGGCGTACTGCCTGAGCGACGACGCCACCGGCGGTCCGCCGCGCGATCCCGCGCTCACGGAGGCGGGCATCGGCCGGCACACCGACCCCCGCTCCGGTGACGTCTACTGGACCGCGCTGTGGGCGGTGCCCTTCACGGCGGACGGACTGGCCCGGACCACCGCCGAGGTCCTCGCCCTCACCAACGCGGAGCGGACCGCGGCCGGGCTCCGGCCGCTGGCCGCCGATGCCCGGCTGGCGACGGCCGCGCAGGACTTCAGCGCCGACATGGCCGCACGCGCCTTCTACGCGCACACCTCGCCCGAGGGGCTCCAGCCCTGGGACCGCGCGGCCCGCGCCGGAGCCGGCCACCGGGGGATCGGCGAGAACATCGCCTGCGGCCAGCGCACCGCGCGCGAGGTGGTCCGGGGCTGGATGGACAGCCCCGGCCACCGGGCCAATATCCTCAAACCCGGCTTCACCCATCTGGGGGTGGGGTACGCGGGCGGCGGTCCGGCCGGTACGTACTGGACGCAGCTCTTCGGCGAGGTCTGA
- a CDS encoding DUF6191 domain-containing protein, with protein sequence METLVFMTLPGLVILLTVVAFVDQLLLRMGRSGMLPWRNSVRQGQISATGFEQLHASFSPGKQNELKERQSALLMRDDEEDGAPPHRTTVDLDGGTAVIRIPGAGPVGGAARPVASPFA encoded by the coding sequence ATGGAAACACTCGTGTTCATGACGCTGCCTGGGCTGGTCATCCTGCTGACCGTGGTGGCCTTCGTCGATCAACTCCTTCTGCGCATGGGGCGGTCGGGCATGCTGCCGTGGCGCAACAGCGTGCGGCAGGGCCAGATCTCGGCCACCGGTTTCGAGCAACTGCACGCGAGCTTCTCGCCCGGCAAGCAGAACGAACTCAAGGAGCGGCAGTCGGCGCTGCTCATGCGGGACGACGAGGAGGACGGAGCGCCCCCGCACCGCACCACGGTCGATCTGGACGGCGGTACGGCGGTCATCCGCATACCGGGCGCGGGGCCGGTGGGCGGGGCCGCCCGGCCGGTGGCGAGCCCCTTCGCATAG
- a CDS encoding MHYT domain-containing protein, producing MQGTIDGFNYGAVTPVAAYLMACLGAALGLRCTTRSLRTERSWKPGWLALGATSIGSGIWTMHFIAMIGFQVKEVPIGYDVPTTIASLAVAIIVVGIGVFIVGYRGATRTTLLVAGTLTGFGVAAMHYIGMAGMRLHARMEYDTTVVVLSVLIAVVAATAALWAAVSIHGFLPSLAASMVMGIAVTGMHYTGMAAISVHLQGLTGVSAGGGSASSIMFPMLLGPVIFLVLAGVVVMFDPLLVLGEGDWDQPAAKPARKDTQARPVWPPVYDESADRRPPAPSAGPAPYRDNQRPRDW from the coding sequence ATGCAGGGCACCATCGATGGATTCAACTATGGAGCCGTCACGCCTGTGGCGGCCTACCTCATGGCATGTCTGGGCGCCGCTCTGGGGCTTCGCTGCACCACCAGGTCGCTCCGTACGGAGCGGTCCTGGAAGCCTGGATGGCTGGCCCTGGGCGCGACCTCCATCGGTTCGGGAATCTGGACGATGCACTTCATCGCCATGATCGGATTCCAGGTGAAGGAAGTGCCGATCGGATATGACGTACCCACGACGATCGCCAGCCTCGCGGTGGCGATCATCGTGGTCGGTATCGGTGTCTTCATCGTGGGTTACCGCGGTGCGACCCGGACCACACTGCTTGTCGCGGGCACCCTGACCGGTTTCGGGGTGGCGGCCATGCATTACATCGGCATGGCCGGAATGCGACTGCATGCCCGTATGGAATATGACACCACTGTCGTGGTGCTCTCCGTACTGATCGCCGTCGTCGCGGCGACCGCCGCGCTCTGGGCCGCCGTGTCGATCCACGGCTTCCTGCCGAGCCTGGCGGCGAGCATGGTGATGGGGATCGCCGTGACCGGTATGCACTACACGGGGATGGCCGCCATCAGCGTGCACCTCCAGGGACTCACCGGAGTCTCCGCGGGTGGCGGTTCGGCCTCCTCGATCATGTTCCCGATGCTGCTCGGCCCGGTGATCTTCCTGGTGCTGGCCGGCGTCGTGGTCATGTTCGACCCGCTGCTGGTGCTCGGTGAGGGGGACTGGGACCAGCCGGCCGCCAAGCCCGCGCGGAAGGACACCCAGGCCCGACCGGTCTGGCCGCCGGTGTACGACGAATCCGCCGACCGCAGGCCCCCCGCGCCCAGCGCGGGGCCGGCGCCGTACCGCGACAATCAGCGGCCCCGCGACTGGTAG
- a CDS encoding FadR/GntR family transcriptional regulator, with product MTVTSQPDQPMSGSPDLARLLRPVVRESSVSEVAKRLLDHLSAGDIKPGTRLPAERQLAEALGVARSSVRGALSALDVLGIVEIRPGSGSYVREGTSEFLPRAINWGLMLGQRRTQDLVEVRTHLEGVSARLAAERAGDEDVARLEEHLRRMRDAGTDAASFIDADIAFHLETANIAGNSVLSDILHSIRALLQVWMERVSDLEGTVSGTLCEHDAVLAAIRARDPDAANEAMAEHMRMASARLRESIESAERTAD from the coding sequence GTGACCGTGACCAGTCAGCCCGATCAGCCCATGTCCGGTTCGCCGGATCTCGCCCGGCTCCTCCGCCCCGTCGTCCGCGAATCCTCGGTCAGCGAGGTCGCGAAGCGGCTTCTCGACCATCTCTCCGCCGGTGACATCAAGCCCGGCACTCGACTGCCCGCCGAGCGTCAGCTCGCCGAGGCGCTGGGGGTCGCGCGCTCCAGCGTGCGCGGCGCGCTCTCGGCGCTCGATGTGCTCGGCATCGTGGAGATCCGCCCGGGGTCGGGGTCGTACGTACGCGAGGGAACCTCGGAGTTCCTGCCGCGCGCCATCAACTGGGGCCTCATGCTGGGGCAGCGGCGCACCCAGGACCTGGTCGAGGTCCGTACGCACCTCGAAGGGGTCTCGGCCCGGCTGGCGGCGGAACGGGCCGGCGACGAGGACGTGGCCCGGCTGGAGGAGCATCTGCGGCGGATGCGGGACGCGGGCACGGACGCCGCGTCGTTCATCGACGCCGACATCGCCTTCCATCTGGAGACGGCGAACATCGCCGGGAACTCGGTGCTCAGCGACATCCTGCACAGCATCCGGGCGCTGCTTCAGGTGTGGATGGAGCGGGTCAGCGATCTGGAGGGCACGGTGAGCGGCACCCTGTGCGAGCACGACGCCGTGCTCGCCGCCATCCGCGCCCGCGACCCCGACGCGGCGAACGAGGCCATGGCCGAGCACATGCGGATGGCCAGCGCGCGGCTGAGGGAGTCCATTGAGTCCGCCGAGCGGACGGCGGACTGA
- a CDS encoding MFS transporter, producing the protein MGATTSPSAVERSAIRKVSIRLVPFVALMFFINYLDRTAVSFAEPNGMGHDLALTAAQFGFASGVFFIGYIILEVPSNMALHRFGARRWLARIMVTWGIVSLLFTWVQNSEQLYALRFLLGVAEAGFFPGAILFLSQWVPTRHRTKVLALFYLAQPLTTVIGAPFAGWLIGHHGLFGLEGWRVMFLFVSIPAIVIGVIAWFYLIDRPADAKWLTPAEKDWLTTELAAENSTKTGNKESHGREALKEAFRSGRVWVLAMVYFGFIYGLYALAFFLPTIIAGFQDSFGTSFSVMDKALITAIPYLPAAVVLFFWSRHATRNGTRTWHVAGPAVVGGISIPIALYMGSPAATIAVITVTACSIFAALPVFWSIPSRFLTGAAAAAGIALINTMGNIAGFAAGYVTGWLKDFSGSYTLSMFVVGGFMLLSALLMVILSRRRPADPSNPADQPLLEVH; encoded by the coding sequence ATGGGTGCCACCACGTCTCCATCCGCCGTGGAGAGATCAGCCATCAGGAAGGTCTCGATCCGGCTCGTCCCGTTCGTGGCGTTGATGTTCTTCATCAACTACCTCGACCGGACCGCCGTCTCCTTCGCCGAGCCGAACGGAATGGGCCACGACCTCGCGCTCACCGCGGCGCAGTTCGGATTCGCCTCCGGTGTCTTCTTCATCGGATACATCATCCTCGAAGTGCCCAGCAACATGGCGCTCCACCGCTTCGGCGCCCGCCGCTGGCTGGCCAGGATCATGGTGACCTGGGGCATCGTGTCCCTGCTGTTCACCTGGGTGCAGAACAGCGAGCAGCTCTACGCGCTGCGCTTCCTGCTCGGTGTCGCCGAGGCCGGCTTCTTCCCCGGCGCCATCCTCTTCCTGAGCCAGTGGGTGCCCACCCGGCACCGCACCAAGGTGCTCGCCCTCTTCTACCTGGCACAGCCGCTCACCACGGTCATCGGCGCCCCGTTCGCGGGCTGGCTCATCGGCCACCACGGGCTCTTCGGCCTTGAGGGCTGGCGCGTGATGTTCCTCTTCGTGTCGATCCCCGCGATCGTCATCGGCGTCATCGCCTGGTTCTACCTGATCGACCGCCCCGCCGACGCCAAGTGGCTGACCCCGGCGGAGAAGGACTGGCTGACCACCGAGCTGGCCGCGGAGAACTCCACCAAGACCGGCAACAAGGAGAGCCACGGCCGCGAGGCCCTCAAGGAAGCCTTCCGCAGCGGCCGGGTCTGGGTCCTCGCGATGGTCTACTTCGGCTTCATCTACGGCCTGTACGCGCTCGCCTTCTTCCTGCCGACCATCATCGCCGGCTTCCAGGACAGCTTCGGCACCTCGTTCAGCGTCATGGACAAGGCGCTCATCACCGCCATCCCCTACCTCCCGGCGGCCGTCGTCCTCTTCTTCTGGTCCCGGCACGCCACCCGCAACGGCACCCGGACCTGGCATGTCGCCGGCCCCGCCGTCGTCGGCGGTATCTCGATCCCGATCGCCCTGTACATGGGCTCACCGGCCGCGACCATCGCCGTGATCACCGTGACGGCCTGCTCCATCTTCGCCGCGCTGCCCGTCTTCTGGTCGATCCCCTCCCGCTTCCTGACCGGCGCCGCCGCCGCGGCGGGCATCGCCCTGATCAACACCATGGGCAATATCGCGGGCTTCGCCGCCGGGTACGTCACCGGCTGGCTCAAGGACTTCAGCGGGAGCTACACCCTCTCCATGTTCGTCGTCGGCGGCTTCATGCTGCTCTCCGCGCTGCTCATGGTGATCCTCTCCCGGCGCCGGCCCGCCGACCCCTCCAACCCCGCGGACCAGCCGCTCCTTGAGGTGCACTGA